The Nocardioides pantholopis genome window below encodes:
- a CDS encoding DUF3090 domain-containing protein, protein MPLVHGFDPPERFVTGTVGPPGSRAFFLQARSGARLVSVAVEKQQVAALAERVEELLDQVMASEEHESVIPAVAPLALDDTAPLEQPIDEEFRAGTMTLSWDPADERVVIEVFPFSEAAVVSPDQLDEDIEDLVEPEPEEVMLVRLPPGAARAFVKRSAQVLDAGRPSCPFCGNPIDPEGHLCVRANGFRRRDP, encoded by the coding sequence ATGCCCCTCGTGCACGGCTTCGACCCGCCGGAACGCTTCGTCACCGGGACCGTCGGTCCTCCCGGATCGCGCGCCTTCTTCCTCCAGGCCCGCAGCGGCGCCCGGCTGGTCAGCGTGGCTGTCGAGAAGCAGCAGGTGGCCGCCCTCGCGGAGCGGGTCGAGGAGCTCCTGGACCAGGTGATGGCGAGCGAGGAGCACGAGTCGGTGATCCCGGCGGTCGCGCCGCTGGCCCTCGACGACACCGCGCCCCTCGAGCAGCCGATCGACGAGGAGTTCCGCGCCGGCACCATGACCCTGTCGTGGGACCCGGCCGACGAGCGCGTCGTGATCGAGGTGTTCCCGTTCTCCGAGGCCGCCGTGGTCTCCCCGGACCAGCTCGACGAGGACATCGAGGACCTCGTCGAGCCCGAGCCCGAGGAGGTCATGCTGGTGCGCCTGCCGCCCGGCGCGGCCCGCGCCTTCGTCAAGCGCAGCGCGCAGGTCCTCGACGCCGGCCGGCCGAGCTGCCCGTTCTGCGGCAACCCGATCGACCCCGAGGGCCACCTGTGCGTGCGGGCCAACGGGTTCCGCCGCCGGGACCCGTGA
- the corA gene encoding magnesium/cobalt transporter CorA produces MIVESALYRGGARVPGQVDVTQLAEARERATGEGSFVWVGLHEPTPEEMGAVARQFDLHPLAVEDAVNAHQRPKLEHYGDGLFLVLKTLWYVDLEDAVETGEINLFIGPGYIVTVRHGEGNGLQSARAYLEGASGVLSQGTSAVVYAVCDLVVDEYQLVAASLEEDVDEVEQSVFSSLRTRDAERIYTLKREIAEVRRAVLPLRLPIQNFAAGRVEGIHAESQPFFRDVADHLSRVAETIDNLDGLLSSAFDAHTARISVQQNDDMRTISAYAALVVVPTLIAGVYGMNFEHMPELHWTFGYPFALTLMVTSSVALWVLFKRSKWL; encoded by the coding sequence GTGATCGTGGAGAGCGCGCTCTATCGCGGGGGCGCCCGGGTGCCCGGGCAGGTCGACGTGACGCAGCTGGCCGAGGCGCGGGAGCGCGCCACCGGAGAGGGGTCCTTCGTCTGGGTGGGGCTGCACGAGCCCACGCCCGAGGAGATGGGCGCCGTGGCCCGTCAGTTCGACCTCCATCCGCTGGCGGTGGAGGACGCGGTCAACGCCCACCAGCGCCCGAAGCTCGAGCACTACGGCGACGGGCTGTTCCTGGTCCTCAAGACGCTCTGGTACGTCGACCTCGAGGACGCCGTCGAGACCGGGGAGATCAACCTGTTCATCGGCCCGGGCTACATCGTCACGGTCCGCCACGGGGAGGGCAACGGCCTGCAGTCCGCCCGCGCCTACCTCGAGGGCGCCTCTGGCGTGCTCTCCCAGGGGACCTCGGCGGTCGTCTACGCGGTCTGCGACCTGGTCGTCGACGAGTACCAGCTGGTGGCCGCCTCCCTGGAGGAGGACGTGGACGAGGTCGAGCAGTCGGTCTTCTCGTCGCTGCGCACCCGCGACGCCGAGCGCATCTACACGCTCAAGCGCGAGATCGCCGAGGTACGCCGCGCGGTGCTCCCGCTCCGGCTCCCGATCCAGAACTTCGCGGCCGGCCGGGTGGAGGGGATCCACGCGGAGAGCCAGCCGTTCTTCCGGGACGTCGCCGACCACCTGAGCCGGGTCGCGGAGACCATCGACAACCTCGACGGCCTGCTCTCCTCGGCCTTCGACGCCCACACCGCGCGGATCTCGGTGCAGCAGAACGACGACATGCGCACGATCTCGGCGTACGCCGCGCTGGTCGTGGTGCCGACGCTGATCGCCGGCGTCTACGGCATGAACTTCGAGCACATGCCCGAGCTGCACTGGACCTTCGGCTACCCGTTCGCACTGACGCTGATGGTCACGTCCTCGGTGGCGCTGTGGGTGCTGTTCAAGCGCTCCAAGTGGCTGTGA
- the mshC gene encoding cysteine--1-D-myo-inosityl 2-amino-2-deoxy-alpha-D-glucopyranoside ligase, with protein MRSWPSPEIPVLPVQGPPVALHDTATGTLVTTRPEGAARMYVCGITPYDATHLGHAATYLGFDLLNRAWRNAGHEVRYVQNVTDVDDPLLERATKVKVDWVELAERETELFRQDMTALRVLAPDHYIGAVESIPLVVSLIERLQEVGAIYRVEDDLYMSVTADPAFGAESRLDRDTMLRLFPERGGDPDRPGKKDPLDCVVWRGERPGEPSWPSPFGPGRPGWHVECTAIALEYLGAAFDVQGGGSDLIFPHHEMCAGHAQVAEPGTAFAKVYAHAGMVGYDGEKMSKSRGNLVFVSALRNSDVDPMAIRLALLRHHYRADWEWTDAELWDAVDTIADWRRALALGAGAPAAPVVTEVLTALASDLDAPRAIAAVDAWVRATLGTDGLAENSDPDAAVTMLALLDAALGLSL; from the coding sequence ATGCGTTCCTGGCCGTCCCCGGAGATCCCTGTCCTGCCCGTCCAGGGCCCACCGGTCGCTCTCCACGACACCGCCACCGGGACGCTGGTGACCACGCGCCCCGAGGGGGCGGCCCGGATGTACGTCTGCGGCATCACGCCCTACGACGCCACGCACCTGGGGCACGCCGCGACGTACCTCGGCTTCGACCTGCTCAACCGGGCCTGGCGCAACGCCGGCCACGAGGTCAGGTACGTGCAGAACGTGACCGACGTCGACGACCCGCTCCTGGAGCGCGCCACGAAGGTCAAGGTCGACTGGGTCGAGCTGGCCGAGCGCGAGACCGAGCTGTTCCGCCAGGACATGACCGCGCTGCGGGTGCTCGCCCCCGACCACTACATCGGCGCTGTGGAGTCGATCCCGCTCGTGGTCTCGCTGATCGAGCGGCTGCAGGAGGTCGGCGCGATCTACCGCGTCGAGGACGACCTCTACATGTCCGTGACCGCGGACCCGGCGTTCGGCGCCGAGTCGCGGCTGGACCGCGACACGATGCTGCGGCTCTTCCCCGAGCGCGGCGGCGACCCTGACCGGCCCGGCAAGAAGGACCCCCTCGACTGCGTCGTCTGGCGCGGCGAGCGCCCCGGCGAGCCGTCCTGGCCGAGCCCGTTCGGGCCGGGCCGCCCGGGATGGCACGTCGAGTGCACAGCGATCGCGCTGGAGTACCTCGGCGCGGCCTTCGACGTCCAGGGCGGCGGCAGCGACCTGATCTTCCCGCACCACGAGATGTGCGCCGGCCACGCCCAGGTCGCCGAGCCGGGCACGGCGTTCGCGAAGGTCTACGCCCACGCCGGCATGGTCGGCTACGACGGCGAGAAGATGTCGAAGTCGCGCGGCAACCTGGTGTTCGTCTCGGCGCTGCGCAACAGCGACGTCGACCCGATGGCGATCCGCCTCGCGCTGCTGCGCCACCACTACCGCGCCGACTGGGAGTGGACCGACGCCGAGCTGTGGGACGCCGTCGACACGATCGCCGACTGGCGTCGGGCCCTGGCGCTGGGCGCCGGCGCCCCGGCCGCGCCGGTGGTCACCGAGGTGCTCACCGCCCTCGCCAGCGACCTGGACGCCCCGCGCGCCATCGCCGCCGTCGACGCCTGGGTCCGCGCCACCCTCGGCACCGACGGGTTGGCCGAGAACAGCGACCCCGACGCCGCCGTCACCATGCTGGCGCTGCTGGACGCCGCGCTCGGTCTGTCGCTCTGA
- a CDS encoding aldo/keto reductase, with protein MQTRALGRTGLQVSRLGLGTMTWGRATDEHEARDQLIAFAEAGGTLVDTAASYGDGASEELIGSLIGDVVARDEIVLATKAGLVRRGDGRRVDTSRGHLIPTLDRSLRRLGVDHVDLWQVHVWSDRTPLEETLSALDLAVSSGRASYVGISNYAGWQTAQAATWQRAVPGRTPLASTQVQYNLLERAVETEVVPAAQALGLGVLPWSPLAGGVLTGKYRTGTPGDSRAADPAWTARVDSYLDEDGRGIVEAVARAADGLGWSPLEVALTWVRDRPGVTAPIVGARTATQLRAALGVEQLELPPEIVAALDDVSD; from the coding sequence ATGCAGACGAGGGCCCTGGGGCGGACGGGGCTCCAGGTGTCGCGCCTGGGCCTGGGCACGATGACGTGGGGACGCGCCACCGACGAGCACGAGGCACGCGACCAGCTGATCGCGTTCGCCGAGGCCGGCGGGACGCTGGTCGACACCGCGGCCAGCTACGGCGACGGCGCCTCCGAGGAGCTGATCGGCTCGCTGATCGGCGACGTGGTGGCCCGCGACGAGATCGTGCTGGCCACCAAGGCGGGCCTGGTACGCCGCGGCGACGGCCGCCGCGTGGACACCTCCCGGGGGCACCTGATCCCGACCCTGGACCGCTCGCTGCGCCGGCTCGGCGTCGACCACGTCGACCTCTGGCAGGTCCACGTGTGGTCCGACCGGACGCCGCTGGAGGAGACGCTGAGCGCCCTGGACCTCGCCGTCAGCTCCGGGCGCGCGTCGTACGTCGGAATCTCCAACTACGCCGGCTGGCAGACCGCCCAGGCCGCCACCTGGCAGCGCGCGGTGCCGGGCCGCACTCCCCTGGCGTCCACGCAGGTGCAGTACAACCTGCTCGAGCGTGCGGTCGAGACCGAGGTCGTCCCGGCCGCGCAGGCCCTCGGGCTGGGCGTGCTGCCCTGGTCTCCGCTCGCGGGCGGCGTGCTCACCGGCAAGTACCGCACCGGCACGCCCGGGGACTCCCGGGCGGCCGACCCGGCCTGGACGGCCCGGGTGGACTCCTACCTCGACGAGGACGGCCGTGGGATCGTGGAGGCCGTGGCGCGCGCCGCGGACGGACTCGGCTGGTCCCCCCTCGAGGTGGCCCTGACCTGGGTCCGCGACCGGCCCGGCGTCACGGCTCCGATCGTGGGCGCGCGGACTGCCACGCAGCTGCGCGCCGCGCTGGGGGTCGAGCAGCTGGAGCTGCCGCCGGAGATCGTGGCGGCACTCGACGACGTCAGCGACTGA
- a CDS encoding M20/M25/M40 family metallo-hydrolase, translated as MPDQPQPQDPRPTPAYDPAAEVVEVCRDLIRFDTSNYGDAEGPGERKAAEYVAGLLAEVGIEPRLYESAPGRTSVVAHWGGSGTGPHARHDALLLHGHLDVVPAAAEDWQVDPFSGEVQDGYVWGRGAVDMKDFDAMLLSVVRARQRAGQAPERPVVLCFTADEEAGGHQGAQVLVEEHPEEFEGVTEAVGEVGGFSTTVRGRRVYLVEAAEKGMAWMRLTARGRAGHGSMINDDNAVTRLASAVARIGAHRWPVRLTPTMEVLLATVGELAGVEATPENARSLVEEFGGATRMLGAVISNSANPTMLSGGYKVNVIPTEATAHIDGRFLPGYEEEFFDTLRELMGDGVEMEFLSHQQPWETPYDGDLVAAMTRSILAEDDEALVAPYTMSGGTDAKHFRKLGMRSYGFAPLRLPSDLDFTALFHGVDERVPVDALEFGARVFDRFLGEV; from the coding sequence ATGCCGGACCAGCCCCAGCCCCAGGACCCCCGCCCCACGCCGGCGTACGACCCGGCCGCCGAGGTCGTGGAGGTGTGCCGCGACCTGATCCGCTTCGACACCTCGAACTACGGCGACGCCGAGGGACCGGGGGAGCGCAAGGCGGCGGAGTACGTCGCCGGGCTGCTCGCCGAGGTCGGGATCGAGCCCCGCCTCTACGAGTCGGCGCCCGGGCGCACGTCGGTCGTCGCCCACTGGGGCGGCTCGGGCACCGGACCGCACGCCCGCCACGACGCCCTGCTGCTGCACGGGCACCTCGACGTGGTGCCGGCCGCCGCCGAGGACTGGCAGGTCGACCCGTTCTCCGGCGAGGTCCAGGACGGCTACGTGTGGGGGCGCGGGGCGGTCGACATGAAGGACTTCGACGCGATGCTCCTCTCGGTCGTCCGGGCCCGCCAGCGCGCGGGACAGGCTCCGGAGCGGCCGGTGGTTCTGTGCTTCACCGCCGACGAGGAGGCCGGTGGCCACCAGGGCGCCCAGGTCCTCGTCGAGGAGCACCCCGAGGAGTTCGAGGGCGTGACCGAGGCCGTCGGCGAGGTCGGCGGCTTCAGCACCACCGTGCGGGGGCGCCGGGTCTACCTCGTCGAGGCCGCCGAGAAGGGCATGGCGTGGATGCGGCTCACCGCCCGCGGCCGCGCCGGGCACGGCTCGATGATCAACGACGACAACGCCGTGACCCGCCTGGCCAGCGCGGTCGCCCGGATCGGTGCGCACCGCTGGCCGGTGCGGCTCACCCCCACGATGGAGGTCCTCCTCGCCACCGTCGGCGAGCTGGCCGGGGTGGAGGCCACCCCGGAGAACGCGCGCTCCCTGGTCGAGGAGTTCGGCGGCGCCACCCGGATGCTCGGCGCCGTGATCAGCAACAGCGCCAACCCGACGATGCTGTCCGGCGGCTACAAGGTCAACGTGATCCCGACCGAGGCCACCGCGCACATCGACGGGCGGTTCCTCCCCGGCTACGAGGAGGAGTTCTTCGACACGCTGCGCGAGCTCATGGGCGACGGGGTGGAGATGGAGTTCCTCAGCCACCAGCAGCCGTGGGAGACGCCGTACGACGGGGACCTGGTGGCGGCGATGACCCGCTCGATCCTGGCCGAGGACGACGAGGCATTGGTCGCGCCGTACACGATGAGCGGCGGCACCGACGCCAAGCACTTCCGCAAGCTCGGGATGCGCTCCTACGGCTTCGCGCCGCTGCGGCTGCCGAGCGACCTGGACTTCACAGCGCTCTTCCACGGGGTGGACGAGCGGGTCCCCGTCGACGCCCTGGAGTTCGGGGCCCGGGTCTTCGACCGGTTCCTCGGCGAGGTCTGA
- a CDS encoding GAP family protein, which translates to MTGGALLGALGVLALVDSTSIGTLVLPLLMLLVPRVHVGSYVVYLLTIAAAYAVVGVLLVSGASWVTSWGAELGSWRWVRQIELGVGLTLFAVGVFGDPRRWFGRGGSGAGDGRERLERWHGRLQGAADERAASGRYRVVVGVALLAAGIEVASMVPFFAAAALITAAGLTPVEQVVVVVGYCLVMVAPAGVLLGLRLAFAGVLQRPLARLSTWMLDHSGGAVYWVLTIVGIILAADAGDALT; encoded by the coding sequence GTGACGGGTGGCGCACTGCTCGGAGCGCTCGGGGTGCTGGCGCTCGTCGACAGCACCAGCATCGGGACCCTGGTACTCCCGCTGCTCATGCTCCTGGTGCCGCGGGTCCACGTGGGCTCCTACGTCGTCTACCTCCTGACCATCGCCGCGGCGTACGCCGTGGTCGGGGTGCTGCTGGTCAGCGGGGCGTCCTGGGTGACCTCCTGGGGTGCCGAGCTGGGCTCGTGGCGGTGGGTCCGACAGATCGAGCTCGGCGTCGGCCTCACGCTGTTCGCCGTCGGAGTCTTCGGCGACCCCCGGCGGTGGTTCGGACGCGGCGGGTCGGGAGCGGGGGACGGGCGTGAACGCCTGGAACGGTGGCACGGTCGGCTGCAGGGCGCGGCCGACGAGCGGGCGGCGTCCGGGCGCTACCGGGTGGTGGTCGGCGTCGCCCTCCTGGCGGCCGGCATCGAGGTCGCCTCGATGGTGCCGTTCTTCGCGGCGGCGGCACTGATCACCGCCGCCGGGCTGACGCCCGTGGAGCAGGTGGTCGTGGTCGTCGGCTACTGCCTCGTCATGGTCGCGCCGGCCGGCGTGCTGCTCGGCCTGCGGCTGGCGTTCGCCGGGGTCCTCCAGCGCCCACTGGCCCGGCTCTCGACCTGGATGCTGGACCACAGCGGCGGCGCCGTCTACTGGGTGCTCACGATCGTGGGCATCATCCTGGCCGCCGACGCCGGGGACGCCCTGACCTGA
- a CDS encoding histidine phosphatase family protein has product MATVILLRHGRTTANASGTLAGRTPGVKLDAIGRGQAARAGERLGGVRLASVVSSPLERCRQTARLVLAAQSEAPELRTERGITECDYGEWQGRSLGELAKEKLWKVVQTQPSAAVFPGGESLPAMQARAVTAVRRLDAELESAHGPGAVWCAVSHGDIIKSVLADALGMHLDLFQRINVDPASISIIRYTESRPYVLATNTHAGDLSWLSAPPAKARRGSRSAEPSTAGSDGVVGGGAGPAGT; this is encoded by the coding sequence ATGGCAACGGTGATCCTCCTGCGACACGGGCGGACGACCGCCAACGCCTCCGGCACCCTGGCCGGGCGCACGCCCGGCGTGAAGCTCGACGCGATCGGCCGCGGCCAGGCGGCGCGGGCGGGGGAGCGGCTCGGCGGGGTACGGCTCGCGAGCGTGGTCAGCAGCCCCCTGGAGCGCTGCCGCCAGACGGCGCGACTGGTGCTCGCGGCCCAGTCGGAAGCCCCCGAGCTCCGCACCGAGCGCGGCATTACCGAGTGCGACTACGGCGAGTGGCAGGGCCGCTCGCTGGGGGAGCTGGCCAAGGAGAAGCTCTGGAAGGTGGTGCAGACCCAGCCCTCGGCGGCCGTGTTCCCCGGGGGCGAGTCGCTGCCGGCGATGCAGGCGCGCGCCGTGACCGCCGTACGCCGTCTGGACGCCGAGCTGGAGTCCGCCCACGGGCCGGGCGCCGTGTGGTGCGCGGTCAGCCACGGCGACATCATCAAGTCGGTGCTCGCCGACGCGCTGGGGATGCACCTGGACCTGTTCCAGCGCATCAACGTCGACCCCGCCTCGATCTCGATCATCCGCTACACCGAGTCCCGCCCCTACGTGCTGGCCACCAACACCCACGCCGGCGACCTGTCCTGGCTGTCGGCCCCGCCCGCGAAGGCCCGGCGCGGGTCGCGCTCCGCCGAGCCGTCCACCGCGGGGTCCGACGGCGTGGTCGGCGGCGGCGCGGGGCCGGCCGGGACATAG
- a CDS encoding SCO1664 family protein translates to MSERVEDEPCPEPAQLQDGEIVLHGRIMPASNATFLGQIGDRRVVYKPIAGERPLWDFPDGHLAHREVAAYAVSEALGWNVVPRTWLRAGPHGPGMVQLWQEPDPEQEAVTLVREGEVPPGWRHVFDGIDGHDRPVSLVHEDSEPLRRMAIFDVVVNNADRKGGHVLAMSDGHRFGVDHGIALHHEPKLRTVLWGWLGEPLSDAELDAVRRLEAAVRGALGDVLAPLLTDVEVEALARRCRRLTDAGVLPEPRGEWPAIPWPPF, encoded by the coding sequence GTGAGCGAGCGCGTGGAGGACGAGCCGTGCCCGGAGCCGGCGCAGCTCCAGGACGGCGAGATCGTCCTCCACGGCCGGATCATGCCGGCCTCCAACGCCACGTTCCTCGGCCAGATCGGCGACCGGCGGGTGGTCTACAAGCCGATCGCGGGGGAGCGGCCGCTGTGGGACTTTCCCGACGGGCACCTCGCCCACCGGGAGGTCGCGGCGTACGCCGTCTCCGAGGCGCTCGGCTGGAACGTCGTGCCCCGGACCTGGCTGCGCGCGGGCCCGCACGGGCCGGGCATGGTCCAGCTCTGGCAGGAGCCGGACCCCGAGCAGGAGGCGGTCACGCTGGTCCGTGAGGGCGAGGTGCCGCCGGGCTGGCGCCACGTCTTCGACGGCATCGACGGCCACGACCGGCCGGTGTCGCTGGTCCACGAGGACTCCGAGCCGCTGCGCCGGATGGCGATCTTCGACGTCGTGGTCAACAACGCCGACCGCAAGGGCGGGCACGTCCTCGCGATGAGCGACGGGCACCGCTTCGGCGTGGACCACGGCATCGCGCTGCACCACGAGCCGAAGCTGCGCACGGTCCTGTGGGGCTGGCTCGGGGAGCCGCTGAGCGACGCCGAGCTCGACGCCGTACGCCGTCTGGAGGCCGCGGTCCGCGGTGCGCTCGGCGACGTCCTCGCCCCGCTCCTCACCGACGTCGAGGTCGAGGCGCTGGCCCGGCGCTGCCGACGGCTGACCGACGCGGGCGTGCTGCCCGAGCCCCGCGGCGAGTGGCCGGCCATCCCGTGGCCGCCGTTCTGA
- a CDS encoding DUF5703 family protein, which translates to MSRAYRRPPRPGVEWEFDKVTFDRDFSRNVVTRLLVERAEHGGWELDRVRIGSDGVRRVVLRRKIIRAVRTA; encoded by the coding sequence GTGTCCCGCGCCTATCGCCGCCCCCCGCGTCCCGGGGTGGAGTGGGAGTTCGACAAGGTCACGTTCGACCGTGACTTCAGCCGCAACGTGGTGACCCGACTGCTCGTGGAGCGCGCCGAGCACGGCGGCTGGGAGCTGGACCGGGTCCGGATCGGCTCCGACGGGGTGCGACGGGTCGTCCTGCGGCGCAAGATCATCCGCGCCGTCCGGACCGCCTGA
- a CDS encoding undecaprenyl-diphosphate phosphatase, translated as MWELLQAVILGTIQGLTEFLPISSSAHLRILPEMFGWGDPGAAFTAVIQIGTELAVLIYFRHDIWRIGSTWLRSLFRPEYRGHLDARMGWFIIIGSLPIVLLGVALKDVIESDFRSLWIIGTTLIVLGIVLGVADRISSNSKQIRQITLRDAVLMGLAQACALIPGVSRSGATISMGRFLGYEREAATRYAFLLAIPAVVGAGLFELKEIPGGDNPYGWTPTIVATVVSFVVGYAAIAWLLRYVSTRSYAPFVLYRIGLGTLTLVLVGTGVLAA; from the coding sequence GTGTGGGAACTCCTTCAGGCAGTCATTCTCGGGACGATCCAGGGGCTGACCGAGTTCCTGCCGATCTCCAGCAGCGCCCACCTGCGGATCCTCCCCGAGATGTTCGGGTGGGGGGACCCCGGCGCGGCCTTCACCGCGGTGATCCAGATCGGCACCGAGCTGGCCGTGCTGATCTACTTCCGCCACGACATCTGGCGGATCGGCTCGACCTGGCTGCGCTCGCTGTTCCGGCCCGAGTACCGCGGCCACCTCGACGCCCGGATGGGCTGGTTCATCATCATCGGCTCGCTGCCGATCGTGCTGCTCGGGGTCGCGCTCAAGGACGTCATCGAGTCGGACTTCCGCAGCCTGTGGATCATCGGGACGACGCTGATCGTGCTCGGCATCGTGCTCGGCGTCGCCGACCGGATCAGCAGCAACAGCAAGCAGATCCGGCAGATCACGCTGCGCGACGCCGTCCTGATGGGGCTGGCCCAGGCCTGCGCCCTGATCCCGGGGGTCTCCCGCTCCGGGGCGACGATCTCGATGGGCCGGTTCCTCGGCTACGAGCGGGAGGCCGCGACCCGGTACGCGTTCCTGCTCGCGATCCCGGCAGTGGTCGGCGCGGGCCTCTTCGAGCTCAAGGAGATCCCCGGCGGCGACAACCCGTACGGCTGGACGCCCACGATCGTCGCGACCGTCGTCTCCTTCGTCGTCGGGTACGCCGCGATCGCGTGGCTGCTGCGCTACGTCTCCACCCGCTCCTACGCGCCGTTCGTGCTCTACCGCATCGGGCTCGGCACGCTCACGCTGGTCCTCGTCGGGACCGGCGTGCTCGCCGCCTGA